Proteins from a genomic interval of Pseudodesulfovibrio nedwellii:
- a CDS encoding aminodeoxychorismate/anthranilate synthase component II: MNILLIDNNDSFTRNLEHLLVSAVAGCNVDIKPYSRLDSLEYSAYDLIIISPGPGEPAEYPGYKRIFNADKPVLGICLGMQIINELHGGATGRLNGCVHGKTDIIKFDGTKRVVARYHSLKVTMVSSKLDILAVNRDDVVMCLGNAEKRLLGYQFHPESFMTPDGGGYIAFALHFLGLN, encoded by the coding sequence ATGAATATCCTTTTAATAGACAACAATGATAGCTTTACGCGGAATCTTGAGCATTTGCTGGTTTCTGCGGTGGCCGGATGTAATGTTGATATCAAGCCGTATTCACGGTTGGATTCACTCGAGTATTCGGCGTATGATCTCATCATTATTTCGCCGGGCCCGGGGGAGCCTGCCGAATATCCTGGATATAAACGGATATTCAATGCCGACAAGCCGGTGCTGGGAATTTGTCTTGGCATGCAGATCATCAATGAATTGCATGGTGGGGCCACTGGACGCTTGAATGGATGTGTACATGGCAAAACCGATATCATTAAATTTGATGGTACAAAACGTGTTGTGGCTCGATATCATTCGCTCAAAGTGACAATGGTTAGCAGCAAATTAGATATTTTGGCTGTGAACCGGGACGATGTCGTCATGTGTCTTGGTAACGCTGAAAAGCGACTTCTCGGTTATCAATTTCATCCCGAGTCATTTATGACACCGGACGGAGGCGGGTACATTGCATTTGCCCTGCACTTTCTCGGCCTCAATTAA
- a CDS encoding MerR family transcriptional regulator, which yields MADTYTHKDLAKLCGVSETTIKSYRRKFQGFIPVLTRGKPIRFKSEAGDVCLKIRDCFGQGMSVEETHKVLKENFKEAPVVRPRRTQATGQPTAAPAGVSQEYMEKFFATAGQMMQGMAGLATAQAKAEQRLRKVESALEKLLELESRNNDSFGKLLDKQETPPEKTTAPKAEPETKVRARKIVNVRSPEGEVKSYALEKPSELERPSDAFLNTPIVIKNDQDEFLGVPGRLPLSGFVEILAREAEESGISNTYWHRDGDIWIFVLTSPNGESQALYFSSTTTPRGNLVVLLERLDVNGAEASAQFLQEYFRQVKDKI from the coding sequence ATGGCAGATACCTATACACATAAAGACCTCGCCAAACTCTGCGGCGTGTCAGAGACCACCATCAAAAGTTACCGCCGCAAATTCCAAGGGTTCATCCCCGTATTGACCCGAGGCAAGCCCATCCGTTTCAAAAGCGAAGCTGGTGATGTCTGTCTCAAGATCCGCGATTGTTTTGGCCAAGGCATGTCTGTTGAAGAAACACACAAAGTCTTGAAGGAAAACTTCAAGGAAGCCCCTGTGGTTCGTCCTCGTCGCACTCAGGCGACAGGCCAACCGACTGCCGCACCTGCCGGAGTGTCGCAGGAATACATGGAAAAATTCTTTGCCACTGCCGGACAAATGATGCAGGGCATGGCAGGCTTGGCTACCGCGCAAGCCAAAGCCGAACAGCGGTTGCGCAAAGTCGAATCCGCATTGGAAAAACTCCTCGAACTTGAATCGCGCAACAACGATTCTTTCGGGAAACTCCTTGATAAGCAGGAAACTCCACCCGAAAAAACGACTGCACCCAAAGCCGAACCTGAAACAAAAGTTCGCGCACGAAAAATCGTCAATGTGCGCAGCCCGGAAGGTGAGGTAAAATCCTACGCCCTTGAAAAACCCTCCGAGCTTGAAAGGCCGTCCGATGCTTTTCTGAACACGCCTATCGTCATTAAAAACGATCAGGATGAGTTTCTGGGTGTGCCCGGAAGACTCCCCTTATCTGGATTTGTGGAAATCCTCGCTCGTGAGGCTGAAGAATCCGGCATTTCAAACACCTACTGGCATCGTGACGGTGACATCTGGATATTTGTCCTGACTTCTCCCAACGGTGAATCGCAAGCGCTATACTTCTCCTCTACCACCACGCCCAGAGGAAATCTGGTGGTGCTGCTTGAACGACTCGACGTGAATGGAGCAGAAGCTTCCGCCCAATTCCTTCAGGAATATTTCCGCCAGGTGAAGGATAAAATTTAG